A region of [Bacteroides] pectinophilus DNA encodes the following proteins:
- a CDS encoding ribonuclease HII: METFLMDEAKRQAKLEKERERIEALCEFEKEYDYCQYICGIDEVGRGPLAGPVVAGAVVLPKGCRILYINDSKKLSEKKRNELYEVISGEAVSVGIGIASPERIDEINILQATYEAMRMAISKLSVVPDILLNDAVTIPQVDIRQVPIIKGDAKSITIGAASIMAKVTRDAMMTDYDSIYPEYGFARNKGYGTKEHIAALKEFGPSPIHRHTFIKNFVKEV; this comes from the coding sequence ATGGAGACATTCTTAATGGATGAGGCAAAAAGACAGGCAAAGCTTGAAAAAGAGCGTGAGAGAATAGAAGCACTCTGTGAATTTGAAAAGGAATACGATTACTGCCAGTATATATGCGGAATTGATGAAGTGGGAAGAGGACCGCTTGCAGGACCGGTTGTGGCAGGAGCGGTTGTACTTCCGAAGGGCTGCCGCATATTGTATATTAATGATTCCAAGAAGCTGAGTGAGAAGAAGCGCAATGAGCTGTATGAGGTTATATCCGGAGAAGCTGTAAGCGTTGGAATAGGAATTGCATCGCCTGAACGTATAGACGAGATTAACATTCTTCAGGCTACATATGAGGCAATGCGTATGGCAATCAGCAAGTTGAGCGTTGTGCCTGACATACTGCTTAATGATGCTGTTACGATTCCGCAGGTTGATATACGGCAGGTTCCGATCATAAAGGGCGATGCTAAGAGTATAACTATAGGTGCTGCAAGCATTATGGCAAAGGTAACGAGGGATGCCATGATGACAGATTATGACAGCATCTATCCGGAATACGGTTTTGCACGCAACAAGGGATACGGAACGAAAGAGCATATTGCGGCACTTAAGGAGTTTGGCCCATCACCGATTCACAGACATACATTTATTAAGAACTTTGTTAAAGAGGTTTAA
- the ylqF gene encoding ribosome biogenesis GTPase YlqF: protein MNYQWYPGHMTKAKRMMEENIKLIDLVIEIVDARIPLSSRNPDIDSLAVNKSRMILLNKCDLASDKVNDEWVRYFTDRGFIVLKINAKNGTGIRNVNPMILEACKEKIERDRRRGIKNRPVRCMVVGIPNVGKSTFINAIVGKACTKTGNKPGVTKGKQWIALSKQIELLDTPGILWPKFDDEKIGMNLAFIGSINDEILHMDELACSLIKILQSDYPGTLASRYGIEETAEEAPHDILAKAAVARSCIRKGGEPDTDKAADMIIDDYRAGRLGRISLERPEDGDILNG, encoded by the coding sequence ATGAACTACCAGTGGTATCCCGGTCATATGACCAAGGCAAAGAGAATGATGGAAGAGAATATCAAGCTTATTGACCTCGTTATTGAGATAGTTGATGCGAGAATTCCTTTGAGCAGCCGTAATCCTGATATTGATTCTCTTGCAGTTAACAAATCAAGAATGATACTTCTTAATAAATGTGACTTAGCATCCGATAAAGTTAATGATGAATGGGTCAGATATTTTACTGACAGGGGCTTCATTGTGCTTAAGATTAATGCGAAGAACGGAACCGGAATACGCAATGTCAATCCGATGATTCTTGAGGCATGCAAAGAAAAGATTGAAAGAGACAGACGCAGGGGGATAAAGAACCGCCCGGTGCGCTGTATGGTTGTCGGAATACCTAATGTAGGCAAGTCAACATTTATCAATGCAATCGTAGGAAAGGCATGTACAAAGACTGGCAACAAGCCGGGGGTTACCAAGGGCAAGCAGTGGATTGCACTCAGTAAACAGATTGAGCTTCTGGATACACCGGGAATTCTGTGGCCTAAGTTCGATGACGAGAAGATTGGCATGAACCTCGCATTTATCGGTTCAATCAATGATGAGATTCTTCATATGGATGAGCTTGCATGTTCACTGATTAAGATTCTTCAGAGTGATTATCCAGGAACACTTGCGTCAAGATATGGAATTGAGGAGACAGCAGAGGAAGCGCCGCATGATATCCTTGCAAAGGCGGCAGTGGCAAGAAGCTGTATAAGAAAGGGCGGAGAGCCTGATACTGATAAAGCGGCTGATATGATAATTGATGATTACAGAGCAGGACGTCTTGGCAGGATATCGCTTGAGCGTCCGGAAGATGGAGACATTCTTAATGGATGA
- the lepB gene encoding signal peptidase I — MSGFRRRYKENTTLQRMAKLIADTIIVICAAYMVMALLCTRAHIIGNSMNDLLSNGQTVLINKLPYAFTSPKRYDVIAFEASGVSSSRIYVKRVIGLPGETVQIKDGKVYINGKQLEDDVVDSDILTAGLAAEPVILGMDEYFVLGDNRNNSEDSRFSNIAMVKRDNIIGSVWAVMSPLRDFKFI; from the coding sequence ATGAGCGGTTTCAGAAGAAGATACAAAGAGAATACGACACTTCAGCGGATGGCAAAACTGATTGCTGACACGATAATTGTTATATGTGCAGCGTATATGGTTATGGCACTTCTTTGTACAAGGGCACATATTATAGGTAATTCGATGAATGACCTTCTTAGCAACGGACAGACGGTGCTTATTAACAAGCTGCCGTATGCATTTACATCGCCAAAGAGGTATGATGTTATAGCATTTGAAGCATCAGGAGTAAGCTCATCGAGAATATATGTGAAGCGTGTCATAGGACTGCCGGGAGAGACAGTACAGATTAAAGACGGTAAGGTATATATTAACGGAAAGCAGCTTGAGGATGATGTCGTAGATTCAGACATACTTACGGCGGGACTTGCTGCAGAACCTGTCATACTTGGAATGGATGAATATTTTGTACTGGGTGACAACCGTAACAACAGTGAGGACAGCAGATTTTCCAATATAGCAATGGTGAAGAGAGATAATATTATCGGAAGCGTGTGGGCTGTAATGTCACCGCTCAGAGATTTTAAATTTATATAG
- the rplS gene encoding 50S ribosomal protein L19, whose amino-acid sequence MSEIIKEIESAQLKAEAPQFNVGDTVRVSAKIKEGNRERIQVFEGTVLKRQGTGVRETFTVRKNSNGVGVEKTWPVHSPIVEKVEVVRHGKVRRAKLNYLRERTGKSAKVKERVTR is encoded by the coding sequence ATGAGCGAAATTATTAAGGAAATCGAGTCTGCACAGCTTAAGGCAGAGGCTCCACAGTTCAACGTAGGTGATACAGTAAGAGTATCAGCTAAGATTAAGGAAGGCAACAGAGAGAGAATCCAGGTATTCGAGGGTACTGTTCTTAAGAGACAGGGAACAGGCGTTCGCGAGACATTCACAGTAAGAAAGAATTCTAACGGCGTTGGCGTTGAGAAGACATGGCCTGTACATTCTCCAATCGTTGAGAAGGTTGAGGTTGTTCGTCATGGTAAGGTTAGAAGAGCAAAGCTTAACTACTTAAGAGAGAGAACAGGTAAGAGCGCTAAGGTTAAGGAACGTGTAACGAGATAA
- a CDS encoding ABC transporter ATP-binding protein/permease: protein MRENLKKMFSYYKPYMNVFIADMFFAFGAAAVALSIPIIIRYITSTVLYYDDATAFRTIAELGVLMVVLVAVQCWCNFFISNYGHVMGARMEYDMRAEVFAHYQKLSFSFFDNQKVGQLMARITTDLFDISELLHHGPENIVISLIKITGAFIILMTISPYLAVAAFALVPFMFVYAYVFNRKMKRAFRRNREEIAGINAQIEDNLSGMRVVKSFANEDIEKEKFAIGNNGFLAAKRESYRYMGGYQAGLSSFTIMIQVVVIIAGSVFIKKGLVSITDLVTFILYINVFTDPIKTLIDFTEQFQNGYSGFERFMEILNIEPDIADRPDAKTISNVRGEIEFDDVSFKYEQDTQTVLNHINLKVSAGEYAALVGSSGAGKTTLCSLIPRFYDVTEGSVKLDGTDVRDIKLKSLRGNIGIVQQDVYLFAGTVFENIRYGKPDATREEVIEAAKNANAHEFIMSLPDGYDTDIGQRGVKLSGGQKQRLSIARVFLKNPPVLIFDEATSALDNESEKVVQESLEKLAKNRTTLVIAHRLSTIKNAGRILVLTDDGIAEEGTHDELIAKAGIYRHLYELQFRE, encoded by the coding sequence ATGAGAGAGAATCTTAAGAAAATGTTTTCGTACTATAAGCCGTACATGAATGTGTTCATTGCAGACATGTTCTTCGCATTCGGTGCTGCGGCTGTAGCACTCTCGATTCCCATAATAATAAGATATATAACATCAACGGTTCTGTATTATGATGATGCAACGGCATTCAGGACTATTGCAGAGCTGGGAGTGCTAATGGTTGTGCTCGTTGCTGTCCAGTGCTGGTGTAATTTCTTTATATCCAATTACGGACATGTTATGGGAGCACGTATGGAGTATGATATGCGTGCGGAGGTATTTGCACATTACCAGAAGCTTTCATTCTCATTCTTTGATAATCAGAAGGTCGGACAGCTTATGGCAAGAATCACAACGGATTTGTTTGACATAAGCGAGCTTCTGCATCACGGTCCTGAGAATATTGTGATATCTCTTATTAAGATAACCGGTGCATTTATAATTCTTATGACAATCAGCCCGTATCTGGCGGTTGCTGCATTTGCACTGGTGCCGTTTATGTTTGTGTATGCATATGTGTTCAACAGGAAGATGAAACGTGCATTCAGACGCAACAGGGAAGAGATTGCGGGAATTAACGCGCAGATAGAAGATAATCTGTCGGGAATGCGTGTTGTTAAGTCTTTTGCCAATGAGGATATTGAAAAAGAGAAGTTTGCAATAGGCAACAACGGATTTCTTGCAGCCAAAAGAGAAAGCTACAGATACATGGGCGGATATCAGGCCGGACTCAGCTCATTTACAATAATGATTCAGGTTGTTGTAATTATTGCAGGCTCTGTATTCATTAAGAAGGGGCTTGTGAGCATTACAGACCTTGTTACATTTATCCTATATATTAATGTATTCACAGACCCGATTAAGACGCTGATTGACTTCACTGAGCAGTTCCAGAACGGTTATTCGGGCTTCGAGAGGTTCATGGAGATACTTAATATTGAACCGGACATAGCAGACAGACCGGATGCAAAGACTATAAGCAATGTACGCGGTGAGATTGAATTTGATGATGTATCATTCAAATATGAACAGGATACGCAGACGGTTCTCAATCATATTAATCTGAAGGTCAGTGCGGGTGAATATGCAGCACTCGTAGGTTCTTCGGGAGCGGGCAAGACAACGCTTTGCAGCCTGATACCGAGATTTTATGATGTTACAGAAGGCAGTGTTAAGCTTGACGGTACTGACGTAAGGGATATTAAGCTTAAGAGCCTGCGCGGTAATATCGGAATAGTGCAGCAGGATGTGTATCTTTTTGCAGGAACTGTATTTGAGAATATCAGATATGGAAAGCCTGATGCAACGAGGGAAGAAGTTATTGAGGCGGCAAAGAATGCCAATGCACATGAATTTATCATGTCACTTCCGGACGGGTATGATACCGATATCGGGCAGAGAGGCGTTAAGCTGTCCGGAGGCCAGAAACAGAGACTTTCAATAGCAAGGGTATTTTTGAAGAATCCTCCGGTACTTATATTTGATGAGGCAACATCAGCACTTGATAATGAAAGTGAGAAGGTTGTACAGGAGTCACTTGAGAAGCTTGCAAAGAACAGAACAACGCTTGTCATCGCGCACAGACTGTCAACAATTAAGAATGCGGGGAGAATACTTGTGCTTACTGATGACGGAATTGCGGAGGAAGGCACACATGATGAACTCATAGCCAAAGCTGGAATATACAGGCATCTGTATGAGCTGCAGTTCAGGGAATAG
- a CDS encoding methionine gamma-lyase family protein codes for MGKMYESMGLSRELLDYSKKIADSLKPRFDAIDETAEYNQMKVIAAMQKNRVSAEHLYGTTGYGYNDAGRETLEAVYADIFHTEDALVRPQITCGTHALNVALAANLRPGDELMSPVGKPYDTMDEIIGIRPSKGSLAEYGITYAQADLKPDGSFDYDAIKAAINERTKLVTIQRSKGYAQRPTLSVERIGELIAFIKSIKSDVICMVDNCYGEFVQTIEPSDVGADLIVGSLIKNPGGGLAPCGGYIAGKKEYVEQAAYRLTSPGLGKEVGATLGVNQSFFQGLFMAPVVTAGALKGAIFAANLYERLGFKVIPNGSEPRFDIIQAIELGSAEGLIAFCKGIQAAAPVDSYVTPEPWDMPGYDSEVIMAAGAFVQGSSIELSADGPLREPYSVFFQGGLTWYHAKLGIMMSLQKMIDAGVVTLR; via the coding sequence ATGGGAAAAATGTATGAGTCTATGGGGCTTTCAAGGGAGCTTCTTGATTATTCAAAGAAGATTGCTGACAGTCTTAAGCCGAGATTTGATGCCATAGATGAGACTGCGGAGTATAACCAGATGAAGGTTATTGCAGCAATGCAGAAGAACAGGGTATCAGCAGAGCATCTCTACGGAACAACCGGTTACGGATATAATGATGCGGGCCGTGAGACGCTTGAGGCAGTATATGCCGATATCTTCCATACGGAGGATGCACTGGTAAGACCACAGATTACATGTGGAACGCATGCACTTAATGTGGCACTTGCAGCTAATTTAAGACCGGGAGATGAGCTTATGTCACCTGTCGGCAAGCCATATGATACTATGGATGAGATTATAGGAATAAGACCATCCAAGGGAAGCCTTGCCGAGTATGGAATAACATATGCACAGGCAGATCTTAAGCCTGACGGAAGCTTTGATTATGATGCAATAAAGGCGGCAATCAATGAGAGAACAAAGCTTGTGACGATACAGCGTTCTAAGGGTTATGCGCAGAGACCGACACTTTCGGTAGAACGTATAGGAGAGCTTATAGCATTTATAAAATCAATAAAGTCTGATGTAATATGCATGGTAGACAACTGTTACGGAGAATTTGTACAGACGATAGAACCGAGTGATGTCGGGGCTGACCTGATTGTCGGTTCTCTTATTAAGAATCCGGGCGGCGGACTTGCTCCGTGCGGAGGATATATTGCCGGTAAGAAGGAGTATGTTGAGCAGGCAGCTTACAGGCTTACATCTCCGGGACTTGGCAAGGAGGTTGGTGCTACGCTTGGAGTTAACCAGTCATTCTTTCAGGGACTTTTCATGGCACCGGTAGTTACTGCAGGAGCACTTAAGGGAGCAATATTTGCGGCTAATCTGTATGAAAGGCTCGGATTTAAGGTTATTCCTAACGGAAGCGAGCCGAGATTTGATATCATTCAGGCGATTGAGCTTGGCTCTGCCGAGGGACTTATCGCATTCTGCAAGGGTATTCAGGCAGCAGCACCGGTTGACAGCTATGTTACTCCTGAACCATGGGATATGCCGGGGTACGATTCGGAGGTCATTATGGCAGCAGGTGCATTCGTACAGGGCTCATCAATCGAACTCAGTGCAGATGGTCCGTTAAGAGAGCCATATTCAGTATTCTTCCAGGGCGGACTTACATGGTACCATGCAAAGCTTGGTATTATGATGAGCCTTCAGAAGATGATTGATGCAGGAGTGGTGACATTGCGATGA
- the miaA gene encoding tRNA (adenosine(37)-N6)-dimethylallyltransferase MiaA has product MMNLVILTGPTAVGKTAASVELAKRIGGEIISADSMQVYKHMDIGTAKIMPEEMQGVRHFLIDEYEPDEEFNIVKFQAGAKQAIEEITARGHIPIIAGGTGFYIQSVLYDVDFDSAADAASDNKTDIDGNEEAKAYRAKLQERAEAGEQAVLHKELEAVDPVSAENIHPNNVKRVIRALEYYYQTGEPISRHNEEQRNNSSPYNFVYFVLNDDREKLYKRIDARVDKMFEAGLVDEVRMLRDMGYDRSYVSMQGIGYKEVLDYLDGICTLEEAVYIIKRDTRHFAKRQLTWFRRERDVTWVNRQDFGNDEAILDFMINKLHDKGIIER; this is encoded by the coding sequence ATGATGAATCTTGTAATCCTTACGGGACCTACGGCAGTCGGTAAGACGGCAGCATCGGTAGAACTTGCAAAACGTATCGGTGGAGAGATAATAAGCGCCGATTCGATGCAGGTATATAAGCATATGGATATCGGAACGGCTAAGATTATGCCGGAAGAGATGCAGGGAGTAAGGCATTTTCTTATAGATGAATATGAGCCTGACGAAGAATTTAATATAGTTAAGTTTCAGGCAGGGGCAAAGCAGGCAATAGAAGAGATTACCGCAAGAGGACATATACCGATTATTGCGGGTGGAACCGGATTTTATATACAATCGGTACTGTATGACGTGGATTTTGATTCTGCAGCGGATGCCGCGTCAGATAATAAGACAGATATTGATGGCAATGAAGAAGCAAAAGCGTACCGCGCGAAGCTGCAGGAGAGGGCAGAAGCCGGAGAACAGGCAGTGCTTCATAAGGAACTTGAAGCAGTGGATCCTGTATCAGCAGAGAACATCCACCCTAATAATGTTAAAAGAGTTATAAGGGCACTTGAATATTACTACCAGACCGGTGAGCCGATATCCAGACATAATGAAGAACAGAGAAATAACAGTTCGCCGTATAATTTTGTATATTTTGTACTTAATGATGACAGAGAGAAGCTGTATAAGAGAATTGATGCAAGAGTTGATAAGATGTTTGAAGCAGGACTTGTTGATGAGGTGAGGATGCTAAGAGACATGGGGTATGACCGTTCATATGTATCTATGCAGGGAATCGGCTATAAGGAGGTTCTTGATTATCTTGATGGCATCTGTACTCTTGAAGAGGCTGTTTATATAATAAAACGTGACACCAGACATTTTGCCAAGAGACAGCTTACATGGTTTAGGCGTGAACGTGATGTGACATGGGTGAACCGGCAGGATTTTGGTAATGACGAAGCGATACTTGACTTTATGATTAATAAATTGCATGATAAAGGAATTATTGAAAGGTGA
- a CDS encoding bifunctional 4-hydroxy-2-oxoglutarate aldolase/2-dehydro-3-deoxy-phosphogluconate aldolase yields the protein MSTMADKFEELGVIPVVVLNDAKDALPLAKALYEGGLPCAEVTFRTAAAEESIRLMHEAYPDMVLAAGTVLTTEQVDRAVAAGASLIVSPGFDPEIVDYCISKNIEVVPGIVTPSELAQAVKRGLTRVKFFPAEAAGGLKMIKAMCAAYTTVRIMPTGGINAKNISEYLECDKIFCCGGSWMVKGDLIKAGEFDKIKDMTAEAVALVKKIRG from the coding sequence ATGAGTACAATGGCAGACAAATTTGAAGAGCTTGGAGTAATTCCTGTAGTAGTTCTTAACGATGCTAAGGATGCACTTCCACTTGCTAAGGCATTATATGAAGGTGGACTTCCATGTGCAGAGGTTACATTCCGTACAGCAGCAGCTGAGGAGTCAATCCGCCTTATGCATGAGGCATATCCGGATATGGTACTTGCAGCCGGTACAGTTCTTACAACAGAGCAGGTTGACCGTGCAGTAGCAGCAGGCGCTTCACTTATCGTTAGCCCTGGATTCGATCCTGAGATCGTAGATTACTGTATTTCAAAGAATATTGAGGTTGTTCCTGGTATCGTAACACCATCAGAGCTTGCTCAGGCAGTTAAGCGTGGTCTTACAAGAGTTAAGTTCTTCCCTGCTGAGGCAGCTGGCGGACTTAAGATGATTAAGGCTATGTGTGCAGCTTACACAACAGTAAGAATTATGCCTACAGGCGGAATCAACGCAAAGAATATCTCAGAGTACCTTGAGTGCGACAAGATCTTCTGCTGCGGTGGTAGCTGGATGGTTAAGGGTGACCTTATCAAGGCTGGCGAGTTTGACAAGATTAAGGATATGACAGCAGAGGCTGTAGCTCTTGTTAAGAAGATTCGTGGCTAA
- a CDS encoding SprT-like domain-containing protein, whose translation MYRQKHECNEQLRKYLNGCLKDVIQEAVAAGIPIQAIEPEVVINTRAKSFWGRCTAVISRSAASTVYRIEVTTRLIGTDESSIKNTLMHEVIHTCKGCMNHSALWKRYASIVNEKYGYNVKRVTSSEEKGIDGLESSTGASDIAGGTGDGSFGRNAISRRRTMPVKYIATCTSCGRSQGYKRAGKVVTRPQNYRCRCGGRIIIRGL comes from the coding sequence ATGTACAGACAAAAACATGAATGCAATGAGCAGCTTCGGAAGTATTTGAATGGCTGCCTTAAAGATGTTATCCAAGAAGCAGTTGCTGCCGGAATCCCAATACAGGCGATAGAGCCGGAGGTTGTTATTAATACAAGGGCAAAGTCTTTTTGGGGACGATGTACGGCAGTTATCAGTCGGTCTGCAGCATCCACAGTATATAGAATAGAAGTTACGACAAGGCTGATTGGTACTGATGAATCTAGTATTAAGAATACACTGATGCATGAAGTGATTCATACATGTAAAGGATGCATGAATCACAGTGCTCTTTGGAAAAGGTATGCATCAATTGTTAATGAGAAGTATGGTTATAATGTCAAGCGTGTTACATCATCCGAAGAAAAGGGGATTGATGGGCTTGAATCATCAACCGGAGCATCTGACATTGCTGGTGGCACTGGTGATGGTTCATTCGGCAGAAATGCAATCAGCAGGCGCAGGACAATGCCGGTAAAGTATATTGCGACATGTACGAGCTGCGGCAGGTCACAGGGCTATAAAAGAGCCGGCAAGGTAGTTACAAGACCTCAGAATTACAGATGCAGATGCGGAGGCAGGATTATTATCAGGGGTCTCTAA
- a CDS encoding carbamate kinase yields MENKKIVVALGRNAFGETFPEQQANVKKAAKAIGDLVEARYDVIITHSNGPQVGMIQTAMTEFARLDSRYTVAPMSLCGAMSEGYIGFDLQNAIRTELLNRGIYKTVSTIITQVRVDPFDSAFSNPTKVIGRYMTKEEADAEEAKGNYVVEEDGRYRRIIASPMPIDIYEIDAVRALVDAGQVVIAGGGGGIPVLQQGTKLKGASAIIEKDYTAAKLAELVNADVLLFLTAYDKLTIEKGTPNEKVFDTVSARELHQYIKAGHFPAKTTFPKVDAAIRFVTADPDRKAIICSLEHAKDGLAGRTGTTITA; encoded by the coding sequence ATGGAGAATAAGAAAATAGTCGTTGCGCTCGGTCGCAATGCATTCGGTGAGACATTCCCTGAACAACAGGCTAATGTCAAAAAAGCAGCCAAAGCAATCGGTGATCTTGTTGAAGCCAGGTATGATGTTATAATAACTCACAGCAATGGTCCGCAGGTTGGAATGATTCAGACAGCAATGACTGAATTTGCACGTCTTGATTCACGATATACAGTAGCACCTATGTCTCTTTGCGGAGCAATGAGTGAGGGATACATCGGATTTGACCTGCAGAATGCTATCCGTACTGAACTTCTTAACAGAGGCATTTACAAGACTGTTTCTACTATTATAACACAGGTAAGGGTTGATCCTTTTGATTCCGCATTCAGTAATCCTACTAAGGTTATCGGACGTTATATGACTAAGGAAGAGGCTGACGCCGAAGAAGCCAAAGGTAATTATGTAGTCGAAGAAGATGGCAGGTATCGTCGTATAATAGCATCTCCAATGCCAATAGATATTTACGAGATAGATGCCGTAAGGGCTCTTGTCGATGCAGGTCAGGTTGTTATCGCAGGCGGCGGCGGTGGTATCCCTGTTCTTCAACAGGGTACTAAGCTTAAAGGAGCCAGCGCTATTATCGAGAAGGATTACACAGCTGCGAAGCTTGCTGAGCTTGTTAACGCTGACGTACTTCTTTTCCTTACAGCTTATGATAAGCTTACTATAGAAAAAGGTACTCCTAACGAGAAGGTATTTGATACTGTATCTGCAAGAGAACTTCATCAGTATATTAAGGCAGGCCACTTCCCTGCTAAAACAACTTTCCCTAAGGTTGATGCAGCAATACGTTTTGTAACAGCAGACCCTGACCGCAAGGCAATAATATGCAGCCTTGAGCATGCAAAGGACGGTCTTGCCGGACGTACAGGTACTACAATAACAGCTTAA
- a CDS encoding ECF transporter S component produces MTNTTVLAQAALCAALSYVGCTYFKIQIPVAGTEGTMFHFGNVFCVLAALLIGGFWGGMAGAVGMSISDILSGIYITTAPKTFVLKLCIGLITGFVAHKLFRISKPNDKGHGYTVAATVVSATAGMIFNIIAEPFVGYFYKTYLYGLPQDLAKTLAKINGLTTTVNAVVAVVAASIIYLALRPVMRKAGLLREID; encoded by the coding sequence ATAACCAACACTACAGTATTGGCACAGGCTGCATTGTGTGCGGCATTAAGTTATGTAGGATGTACATATTTTAAGATACAGATACCGGTTGCAGGAACAGAGGGAACGATGTTTCATTTTGGTAACGTGTTCTGCGTACTCGCAGCATTGCTTATCGGTGGCTTCTGGGGTGGAATGGCAGGAGCGGTTGGAATGTCAATAAGCGATATTCTCTCAGGAATATATATTACAACAGCACCGAAGACATTTGTCCTTAAGCTTTGCATTGGTCTTATTACAGGATTTGTTGCTCATAAACTGTTCAGGATATCAAAGCCGAATGACAAGGGACATGGCTACACGGTTGCAGCTACAGTTGTATCAGCAACAGCAGGAATGATATTCAACATAATAGCAGAGCCATTCGTAGGCTATTTCTATAAGACATATCTGTATGGACTGCCTCAGGATCTTGCTAAGACACTTGCCAAGATTAACGGACTGACAACAACAGTCAACGCTGTTGTGGCAGTGGTGGCTGCATCAATTATATATCTTGCATTAAGACCGGTTATGAGAAAAGCCGGACTCTTAAGAGAGATAGATTAA
- a CDS encoding iron-containing alcohol dehydrogenase — translation MQNFVFNATTEMNFGRGQIEKLPKILGRYGRNVLMVYGMGSIKRNGIYDKVMSLLDDFNVYELDGVTPNPRIDKVREGVMICRNYHIDVVLAVGGGSTIDCSKAIAGAYYYDGDAWDIVMDNSRITDVLPIVAVLTAAATGSEMNKNAVISNPERHEKIGTSSLKFIPRAAICDPEYTYGVSKFQTAAGTADIMSHVFENYFKSEKGTYIQDRFGEGIIEACLKYCPRAMEDPCDYDARANLMWASSMALNGLIGCGKGSQSWSCHPIEHELSAFYDITHGAGLAIVTPKWMRHILNEKTARRFKKYTRNVFHVQDTGDDYEMAEIGIDKTEQFFKDIGLPSTLSELGIDDSKIQVMAHNAVIHGRLDNAYVPLDDMDVEKILRACL, via the coding sequence ATGCAGAATTTTGTATTTAATGCTACAACAGAGATGAATTTTGGTCGCGGACAGATTGAAAAGCTTCCGAAGATACTTGGCAGATATGGCAGAAATGTTCTTATGGTATACGGAATGGGAAGCATAAAGCGCAATGGAATATACGATAAGGTTATGTCGCTTCTTGATGACTTTAATGTATATGAACTTGATGGCGTCACACCGAATCCAAGAATAGACAAAGTACGTGAAGGTGTAATGATATGCCGGAACTATCATATAGACGTTGTACTTGCAGTTGGCGGCGGAAGTACGATAGATTGCAGCAAAGCAATAGCCGGGGCATATTATTATGATGGTGACGCCTGGGATATTGTAATGGATAATTCGAGAATCACTGATGTACTTCCCATAGTAGCTGTACTGACAGCAGCGGCTACAGGTTCAGAGATGAACAAGAATGCTGTGATATCCAATCCGGAAAGACATGAAAAGATAGGAACATCCAGCCTTAAGTTTATTCCGAGAGCTGCAATATGTGACCCGGAATATACATATGGTGTGTCAAAGTTCCAGACTGCTGCAGGAACGGCAGATATAATGTCGCATGTATTTGAAAACTACTTTAAGAGCGAAAAAGGTACATATATACAGGACAGATTTGGCGAAGGTATTATTGAAGCATGTCTCAAATATTGTCCGAGAGCAATGGAAGACCCGTGCGACTATGATGCAAGGGCTAACCTTATGTGGGCAAGCAGCATGGCACTTAACGGACTTATAGGTTGTGGCAAAGGTTCGCAGTCATGGTCATGCCACCCTATAGAACATGAGCTCAGTGCATTTTATGATATAACACATGGAGCAGGCCTTGCAATTGTAACTCCAAAGTGGATGCGTCACATACTTAATGAAAAGACAGCGAGAAGATTCAAAAAATATACGCGTAATGTATTTCATGTGCAGGATACAGGAGATGATTACGAGATGGCAGAGATTGGGATTGACAAAACGGAGCAGTTCTTCAAAGACATAGGACTGCCGTCAACACTGTCAGAGCTTGGAATAGATGACAGTAAAATACAGGTCATGGCACACAATGCTGTTATACATGGCAGACTGGATAATGCATATGTGCCGCTCGATGACATGGATGTAGAGAAGATTTTGAGGGCATGTTTGTAA